A DNA window from Streptomyces bacillaris contains the following coding sequences:
- a CDS encoding response regulator: MTVRVVLADDQTVVRAGFRALLDLTDDLVVVAEAADGARAVEAVRTTRPDVVLMDIRMPGVDGLEATRRIAGDRSLDGVRVVMLTTYRVDAYVFEALRHGAAGFLLKDIEPDDLRAAIRTVAEGRGLLDPAVTRRVIEEFARLKAPEAAGAERLAVLTGREREVMALVAAGLSNEEIGRALIMSPLTAKTHVSRTMTKLGARDRAQLVVLAYETGLVRPGEH, encoded by the coding sequence GTGACCGTACGCGTGGTCCTCGCCGATGATCAGACCGTCGTACGGGCCGGATTCCGCGCCCTGCTCGACCTCACCGACGACCTGGTGGTGGTCGCGGAGGCGGCCGACGGCGCCCGCGCGGTGGAGGCGGTCCGCACGACCCGCCCGGACGTGGTCCTGATGGACATCCGGATGCCCGGCGTCGACGGCCTGGAGGCCACCCGCCGGATCGCCGGGGACCGCTCGCTGGACGGGGTCCGGGTGGTCATGCTGACCACGTACCGGGTCGACGCGTACGTCTTCGAGGCCCTGCGCCACGGAGCCGCGGGCTTCCTGCTCAAGGACATCGAGCCGGACGACCTGCGCGCCGCGATCCGCACGGTGGCCGAGGGGCGCGGCCTGCTCGACCCGGCCGTCACCCGCCGGGTGATCGAGGAGTTCGCCCGGCTGAAGGCCCCCGAGGCGGCGGGCGCCGAACGGCTCGCGGTCCTCACCGGCCGGGAGCGCGAGGTGATGGCGCTGGTCGCCGCCGGGCTGTCCAACGAGGAGATCGGCCGTGCACTGATCATGAGCCCGCTGACGGCGAAGACCCACGTCAGCCGGACGATGACGAAGCTGGGTGCCCGGGACCGGGCCCAGCTGGTGGTGCTGGCGTACGAAACGGGCCTGGTGAGACCGGGCGAGCACTGA
- a CDS encoding ABC transporter ATP-binding protein produces the protein MIEATELTKRYGERTAVDRLSFTVRPGRVTGFLGPNGAGKSTTMRLILGLDSPTGGRVTVGGKAYRDLPVPLREAGSLLDAKSVHGGRSAYHHLAGLAASNGLPRRRVDEVLDLVGLPAATARRRTKGFSLGMGQRLGIAAALIGDPEVLILDEPVNGLDTEGIRWIRELMKSLAAQGRTVFLSSHLMSEMELTADHLIVIGQGRLIADTTMRDFIETNSRAHTLVRSPEPDRLRALLEAAGARVRLDATGGWRVDGPDAATIGNLARDHGLALHELTSTHSSLEEVYTALSQSSVEYRTSVQNRKDPVR, from the coding sequence ATGATCGAAGCAACGGAACTCACCAAACGCTACGGCGAGCGGACCGCCGTCGACCGGCTCTCGTTCACCGTCCGCCCCGGCCGGGTGACCGGTTTCCTCGGCCCGAACGGTGCCGGGAAGTCGACCACCATGCGGCTGATCCTGGGCCTGGACTCCCCGACCGGGGGACGGGTCACCGTAGGCGGCAAGGCCTACCGCGACCTGCCCGTACCGCTCCGCGAGGCCGGCTCGCTGCTCGACGCCAAGAGCGTCCACGGCGGCCGCTCGGCCTACCACCACCTGGCCGGGCTCGCCGCGAGCAACGGCCTCCCGCGCCGCCGCGTCGACGAGGTGCTCGACCTGGTCGGCCTGCCCGCCGCGACGGCCCGCAGACGCACCAAGGGCTTCTCGCTCGGCATGGGCCAGCGCCTGGGCATCGCGGCGGCGCTCATCGGGGACCCGGAGGTGCTGATCCTCGACGAACCGGTCAACGGACTGGACACCGAGGGCATCCGCTGGATCCGGGAGCTGATGAAGTCCCTGGCGGCCCAGGGCCGTACGGTCTTCCTCTCCAGCCACCTCATGAGCGAGATGGAGCTGACCGCCGACCACCTCATCGTGATCGGCCAGGGCCGGCTCATCGCGGACACCACCATGCGCGACTTCATCGAGACCAACTCCCGCGCCCATACGCTCGTACGCTCCCCCGAACCGGACCGGCTCCGCGCGCTGCTGGAAGCGGCGGGCGCCCGGGTCCGGCTGGACGCCACGGGCGGCTGGCGGGTGGACGGCCCGGACGCGGCCACGATCGGGAACCTGGCCCGCGACCACGGGCTCGCCCTCCACGAACTCACTTCCACGCACTCCTCGTTGGAGGAGGTCTACACGGCGCTGTCGCAGTCGTCGGTGGAGTACCGCA